A section of the Microbulbifer pacificus genome encodes:
- a CDS encoding UPF0149 family protein — protein sequence MSASQLSFDDLANQIVAAGGRIGPSELHGFICGLLAAGARPDKSRWQKELAEFLDLEAIPADLARNALALAEQSEHDLSDKDFSFQPLLSGSDELAERGQTLCLWCEGFLHGFGIGKYSGELLPTSSEALRDLAEIAQLDAGSMENGAEQERELFEVQEYVRMAALNIFVECNPSLADDGDDTSSPTLH from the coding sequence ATGTCCGCATCGCAATTATCGTTCGACGATCTCGCCAACCAGATAGTGGCGGCGGGGGGCAGGATCGGCCCGAGCGAGCTGCACGGTTTTATCTGCGGCCTGCTGGCTGCCGGAGCGCGTCCCGACAAGTCCCGCTGGCAGAAAGAACTGGCGGAGTTTCTCGACCTGGAGGCGATTCCCGCCGACCTCGCGCGCAATGCACTGGCGCTGGCGGAGCAGAGTGAACACGATCTTTCCGACAAGGATTTTTCCTTTCAGCCACTGCTGAGTGGCAGTGATGAACTGGCCGAGCGCGGGCAGACCCTGTGCCTGTGGTGCGAGGGCTTCCTGCACGGTTTTGGTATCGGTAAATACTCCGGCGAGTTGCTGCCCACCAGCAGCGAGGCCCTGAGGGATCTGGCGGAAATCGCCCAGCTGGATGCGGGGTCGATGGAGAACGGCGCGGAGCAGGAGCGCGAGTTGTTCGAGGTACAGGAGTATGTGCGTATGGCGGCACTGAATATTTTTGTCGAGTGCAACCCTTCGCTGGCTGATGACGGCGACGACACCTCCAGCCCCACCCTGCACTGA
- a CDS encoding 2OG-Fe(II) oxygenase, with protein sequence MNAVPLPIPADEIWRRGPDDEDPLDRIASALRETGYIVLPAPLPPALLGSLLRHFRSIDRARFQSAGVGRDQEHQLNQFVRTDEIFWLDKSNPAVVAYLNWAETLRLGLNRRLFLGLFDYECHYARYDRGSYYKKHMDAFKGSTNRIVSTVLYLTPNWQPQDGGELQIYAPDSDTVIEKVAPRFGQMVIFLSEEFPHEVLTSNRPRYSVTGWFRVNNSLGETIDPAR encoded by the coding sequence TTGAACGCTGTACCCCTGCCCATCCCCGCTGATGAAATCTGGCGCCGCGGCCCCGATGATGAAGATCCATTGGACCGCATTGCCAGCGCACTGCGCGAAACTGGCTATATCGTACTGCCAGCGCCGCTGCCGCCGGCCTTGCTGGGATCGCTGCTGCGGCACTTCCGCTCCATCGACCGCGCCCGCTTCCAAAGCGCCGGCGTCGGCCGTGATCAGGAACACCAGCTGAACCAGTTTGTGCGTACCGATGAAATTTTCTGGCTGGATAAATCCAACCCGGCCGTGGTGGCCTATCTAAACTGGGCAGAAACTTTGCGCCTGGGGCTTAACCGCAGGCTGTTCCTCGGCCTGTTCGACTACGAGTGCCACTACGCGCGCTACGACCGCGGCAGCTATTACAAAAAGCACATGGATGCCTTCAAGGGCAGTACCAACCGCATCGTCAGTACCGTGCTGTACCTGACACCGAACTGGCAACCGCAGGATGGCGGCGAGCTGCAGATCTATGCGCCGGACAGCGATACGGTAATTGAAAAGGTGGCGCCGCGCTTCGGGCAGATGGTGATCTTCCTGTCGGAGGAATTCCCCCACGAGGTGCTGACCAGCAACCGGCCGCGCTATAGCGTTACCGGTTGGTTCCGGGTGAACAACAGTCTCGGCGAGACCATCGATCCGGCCCGCTGA
- a CDS encoding 5-formyltetrahydrofolate cyclo-ligase: MPDSDAAPSKQQLRQQIRAARRGLGRYHQRLASRRLCARLALSPELKRAQHIGIYWPMDGEIDPRPLLQRFPSKRFYLPVLPRAARSTMTFLHWPGARLRYRNRYGIPEPVAGRSDQRTPAQLDLVLLPLVAFDPKGARLGMGGGYYDRSFAFKRINPGKGPVLVGIAHQLQCVAELPVESWDIPLVLVATDERLYRCR, encoded by the coding sequence ATGCCTGATAGCGACGCCGCGCCCTCCAAGCAACAGTTGCGCCAGCAGATCCGCGCCGCACGCCGCGGACTCGGTCGCTATCACCAGCGTCTGGCCAGTCGGCGCCTGTGCGCGCGCCTAGCACTTAGCCCGGAACTGAAGCGGGCACAGCACATCGGCATCTACTGGCCGATGGACGGTGAGATAGACCCCCGCCCGCTGTTGCAGCGCTTCCCCAGCAAACGCTTTTACCTGCCGGTACTGCCGCGCGCTGCCCGCAGCACCATGACCTTCCTGCACTGGCCCGGCGCCCGCCTGCGCTACCGCAACCGCTACGGCATTCCGGAACCGGTCGCGGGCCGCAGCGATCAGCGCACCCCGGCCCAGCTGGATCTGGTACTGCTGCCGCTGGTGGCTTTCGACCCGAAAGGGGCGCGCCTCGGCATGGGCGGCGGCTACTACGACCGCAGTTTCGCCTTCAAACGGATAAACCCGGGCAAGGGCCCGGTGCTTGTGGGCATCGCGCACCAGTTGCAGTGCGTGGCGGAACTGCCGGTGGAGAGCTGGGATATTCCGCTGGTGCTGGTGGCCACCGACGAGCGCCTGTACCGCTGTCGCTAA
- a CDS encoding UbiH/UbiF/VisC/COQ6 family ubiquinone biosynthesis hydroxylase — protein sequence MNRQRMDVTIVGGGMVGMAQAALLAVRHPQLRISLLEASPVEPRVSPDGYDARVVALTEASRALLEEVGVWQHIAGQRECPYTQMRVWDAEGTGSVYFDCGDVKLPNLGHIVENNVILAALRARIDELSNVELVTGFKLESWWRDCGLWHLQSRSPERDVVEGLDNQSPVFTTRLLIGADGARSRVRDMLRIRTRDVEYQQTALVCVAKCEQSHQSTAWQRFLNTGPLAFLPLSGLGDDRHCAVVWSADDSLARELVMLDDKAFALNLEKAFESRLGTIESVSERFSFALRARHAESYFGPGAALIGDAAHSIHPLAGQGVNLGFMDVLVLTEEVGRALKREISPAHASVLSRYQRRRRGENAATLKAMSTFKSLFGAGDLHWRWLRNTGLSMVDASPLLKKRIIMRAMSV from the coding sequence ATGAACAGACAGCGAATGGACGTGACCATCGTCGGTGGCGGCATGGTGGGTATGGCGCAGGCGGCACTGCTGGCGGTGCGCCATCCGCAGCTGCGAATTTCGCTGTTGGAGGCCTCTCCGGTGGAGCCGCGGGTCAGCCCCGACGGTTACGATGCGAGGGTCGTTGCGCTCACCGAGGCGTCGCGAGCGCTGCTGGAAGAGGTTGGGGTCTGGCAGCATATCGCCGGCCAGCGTGAGTGCCCCTATACCCAGATGCGGGTGTGGGATGCGGAGGGCACCGGCTCGGTGTATTTCGACTGCGGCGACGTCAAGCTGCCAAACCTCGGCCACATTGTGGAAAACAACGTGATTCTTGCCGCCCTGCGCGCGCGCATCGACGAGCTCAGCAATGTGGAGTTGGTCACCGGCTTCAAGCTGGAGAGCTGGTGGCGCGACTGCGGACTGTGGCATCTGCAATCCCGCAGTCCGGAGCGGGATGTAGTGGAGGGGCTGGATAACCAGTCGCCGGTATTCACCACCCGCCTGCTGATCGGCGCCGACGGCGCGCGCTCGCGGGTGCGCGATATGCTGCGCATCCGCACACGGGATGTGGAGTACCAGCAGACCGCGCTGGTGTGTGTGGCCAAGTGCGAACAGTCGCACCAGTCCACTGCCTGGCAACGCTTCCTGAATACCGGTCCGCTGGCGTTCCTGCCGCTTTCCGGCCTCGGCGACGACCGCCACTGTGCGGTGGTGTGGTCAGCCGATGACAGTCTTGCGCGCGAGCTGGTGATGCTCGACGACAAGGCGTTTGCCCTGAACCTCGAGAAGGCGTTTGAGAGCCGGCTCGGCACCATCGAATCTGTGAGCGAGCGCTTTTCCTTTGCCCTGCGCGCGCGCCACGCGGAATCGTACTTCGGTCCCGGCGCGGCGCTGATCGGCGATGCCGCGCACAGCATTCACCCGCTTGCCGGGCAGGGAGTCAACCTGGGATTTATGGATGTTCTGGTGCTTACCGAAGAGGTCGGTCGCGCGCTCAAGCGGGAAATCTCACCGGCGCACGCGTCGGTGTTGTCGCGCTACCAGCGCCGCCGGCGCGGCGAAAACGCGGCCACCCTCAAGGCCATGAGTACCTTCAAATCGCTGTTTGGTGCCGGTGACCTGCACTGGCGCTGGCTGCGCAACACCGGCCTCAGCATGGTGGACGCGAGCCCGCTGCTGAAAAAGCGCATCATCATGCGCGCCATGTCGGTGTAG
- a CDS encoding FAD-dependent oxidoreductase, with amino-acid sequence MNTTPNDVTNTDIAIVGGGMAGACLALLLAHHCPEQRVTLLERHPLPDSGAALNLPSFDTRATAIAAGSLRIFDELGLWPQLREFAAPIRRVQVTDRGHSLGASLDAAREAAASFDGMLGAVVENAALGPLLYRALAGTRTEILAPAEVTGVTMTAAGAALALANRSEPLHTKLLVVADGVGSPLCRQLGIASEEVDYHQEALVTTVGLQKDHAGVAFERFTDTGPMALLPLPRRDGIHRAALVWTCEREDRARLESLPEAEFIQHLQRAFGWRAGRILRAGRVQGYPLKLSLAREQVRRGLALVGNCAHFLHPVAGQGFNLTLRDCEALALAIARNGEKDGTHERQTGPGELDLLQAYWRERQHDQQLTIGFSDRIPPLFASQSLLVGGLRQAGLLALALAPTLRAAFARQAAGLAL; translated from the coding sequence TTGAATACGACCCCAAACGATGTGACAAACACGGATATCGCCATTGTCGGTGGCGGTATGGCCGGCGCCTGCCTTGCGCTTCTCCTGGCCCACCACTGCCCGGAGCAGCGGGTGACCCTGCTGGAACGTCACCCGCTGCCGGACAGCGGTGCAGCGCTGAACCTGCCGAGCTTCGACACCCGCGCCACCGCGATCGCCGCCGGCAGCCTGAGGATATTCGACGAGCTGGGGCTGTGGCCGCAGCTGCGCGAATTTGCCGCGCCCATCCGGCGGGTACAGGTAACCGACCGCGGCCACAGTCTCGGCGCCAGCCTGGATGCGGCGCGGGAAGCGGCGGCGAGTTTCGATGGCATGCTCGGCGCAGTGGTCGAGAACGCCGCCCTAGGGCCGCTGCTCTATCGCGCACTGGCAGGTACCCGCACGGAAATCTTGGCGCCGGCGGAAGTCACCGGGGTCACTATGACTGCTGCGGGGGCTGCGCTCGCGCTGGCGAATCGCAGTGAGCCGTTACATACAAAATTACTGGTGGTGGCAGACGGTGTCGGCTCGCCGCTGTGCCGGCAGCTGGGTATCGCCAGTGAGGAAGTGGACTATCACCAGGAGGCACTGGTCACCACTGTCGGCCTGCAGAAAGACCACGCCGGTGTGGCCTTTGAGCGCTTCACCGATACCGGCCCGATGGCGTTGCTACCGTTGCCACGCCGCGACGGAATACATCGGGCGGCGCTGGTGTGGACCTGCGAACGCGAGGACCGTGCGCGCCTGGAGTCGCTGCCGGAAGCGGAATTTATCCAGCACCTGCAGCGCGCCTTCGGCTGGCGCGCGGGGCGGATACTGCGGGCCGGGCGGGTGCAGGGCTACCCGCTCAAGCTGTCGCTGGCGCGCGAGCAGGTGCGCCGCGGCCTCGCGCTGGTGGGCAATTGTGCCCATTTCCTGCACCCGGTGGCGGGGCAGGGGTTCAACCTGACCCTGCGGGATTGTGAGGCGCTGGCGCTGGCAATAGCCCGCAACGGGGAGAAAGACGGTACGCACGAAAGGCAAACCGGCCCCGGCGAGCTAGACTTACTTCAGGCTTATTGGCGCGAACGTCAACATGACCAGCAGCTCACCATCGGCTTCAGCGACCGGATACCGCCGCTGTTTGCCTCCCAGAGCCTGCTGGTGGGCGGTCTGCGACAGGCGGGATTACTCGCCCTCGCTCTCGCCCCGACACTGCGCGCCGCATTTGCCCGCCAGGCGGCTGGGCTTGCGCTATAA
- the pepP gene encoding Xaa-Pro aminopeptidase, translated as MSISKAEYARRRQRLMEGLPPNSVAIVPAAREQLRSRDTYFPFRQDSDFLYLTGFCEPESLLVLAPGRSVGEALLFCRERDAEKEMWDGPRLGPECAAEQYGLCDAFPIGDLDDILPGLLEGRDFIYYTMGRFPQLDRRLQGYLKAIEGAAGKHSVPGKDGAAEMVSLDPLLHDLRLFKSAAELRLMARAAEISAEGHRRAMQRCRPGMHEYQLEAELLHSFATAGAREPAYPCIVGGGRNALVMHYIANSAPLKNGDLVLIDAGCEYRGYASDITRTFPVNGRFSGPQKAVYEIVLASQLAAIDSIAAGNDWDQPHLASIEVIVRGLKDLGLLSGDVDGLIETGAYRRFYMHRVGHWLGMDVHDVGDYKVHGQWRQLEAGMVMTVEPGIYIGAEETAVPEKFCGIGVRIEDDVALLKDGAQVLSAAAPKTVADIEYLMREGDLIQEALL; from the coding sequence ATGAGTATCAGCAAGGCCGAATACGCCCGCCGCCGACAGCGCTTGATGGAGGGGCTGCCACCGAACAGTGTCGCCATAGTGCCCGCCGCCCGCGAGCAATTGCGCTCGCGCGACACCTATTTTCCGTTTCGCCAGGACAGCGACTTCCTGTATCTCACCGGATTCTGTGAGCCGGAATCGCTGCTGGTACTGGCACCCGGGCGCAGCGTCGGCGAGGCGCTGCTGTTCTGCCGCGAACGCGATGCGGAAAAGGAAATGTGGGACGGCCCGCGCCTCGGTCCCGAGTGCGCCGCGGAGCAATACGGTCTGTGCGATGCGTTTCCCATCGGCGACCTCGACGATATCCTGCCGGGTTTGCTGGAGGGGCGTGATTTCATTTACTACACCATGGGGCGCTTCCCGCAACTGGACCGGCGCCTGCAGGGCTACCTGAAGGCCATCGAGGGCGCAGCGGGCAAACACAGCGTGCCGGGGAAAGACGGCGCTGCTGAAATGGTCAGCCTCGATCCCCTGCTGCACGACCTGCGCCTGTTCAAGAGCGCCGCGGAACTCCGCCTGATGGCCCGCGCCGCCGAGATCAGCGCCGAGGGCCACCGCCGCGCCATGCAGCGCTGCCGCCCGGGGATGCATGAATACCAGCTGGAGGCAGAGCTGCTGCACAGCTTCGCCACTGCCGGCGCCCGCGAGCCCGCTTACCCGTGTATTGTCGGCGGTGGTCGCAATGCGCTGGTGATGCACTACATCGCCAACAGTGCGCCACTCAAGAACGGGGACCTGGTGCTGATCGACGCTGGTTGCGAATACCGCGGCTACGCGTCCGACATCACCCGCACTTTCCCCGTCAACGGGCGCTTCAGCGGACCGCAAAAGGCGGTGTACGAAATTGTCCTCGCCAGCCAACTGGCGGCCATCGACAGCATTGCTGCCGGCAACGACTGGGACCAGCCCCATCTCGCCAGCATCGAAGTCATCGTGCGCGGACTGAAAGATCTGGGCCTGCTCAGTGGCGACGTCGACGGCCTGATCGAGACCGGTGCTTACCGCCGTTTTTATATGCACCGCGTCGGCCACTGGCTTGGGATGGATGTACACGACGTGGGCGACTACAAGGTGCACGGCCAGTGGCGCCAGTTGGAGGCCGGTATGGTCATGACGGTGGAGCCTGGGATTTACATCGGCGCAGAAGAAACTGCAGTGCCAGAGAAATTCTGCGGCATCGGCGTTCGCATCGAAGACGATGTGGCGCTGCTTAAAGACGGCGCGCAGGTACTCTCCGCGGCGGCGCCGAAAACCGTGGCGGATATTGAATACCTGATGCGCGAAGGCGATTTGATCCAGGAGGCGCTGTTGTGA
- a CDS encoding rhomboid family intramembrane serine protease, producing MSNWITVCEFPLQQDLSALAAFIQRHQLPLRISEENNRQRVASLAPQLVQPMQQLLERWQAGEVDLAQLTVHVYDETPAQPQQEDSISAQAEATAGAGVDEKTPETSTAGESSQEISLAVIPQWPLRQTPVCLLLIALCFLGWLLQRWGLDSGLIISPQISGDFSVSDSSLVKHIEAGEYWRLWTPAIVHFSLPHALFNSLGVWIVGRSMEARAGSLLFALLVLLVAPCANFLQFIWSPEIKFGGMSGVVYGLVGAVFVIQRWQPSWNDVPRSVIWLMIIWLVLCAIGVIEKIFSVGIANAAHIGGFAAGLLLGLLFCVAGGGRRYFTGCDTGTAETGRIRKTF from the coding sequence TTGAGTAACTGGATTACCGTGTGTGAATTCCCGCTGCAACAAGACCTGTCTGCGCTGGCGGCGTTTATCCAGCGCCACCAATTGCCGCTGCGTATTAGTGAGGAAAACAATCGCCAGCGGGTGGCGAGCCTGGCGCCGCAGCTGGTGCAACCGATGCAGCAACTGCTCGAACGCTGGCAGGCGGGCGAGGTGGATCTGGCGCAGCTGACGGTTCACGTATACGACGAAACCCCGGCGCAGCCGCAACAGGAAGATTCTATTTCTGCGCAGGCAGAGGCAACCGCGGGTGCGGGCGTTGACGAAAAAACGCCGGAGACCTCCACTGCGGGCGAGTCGAGTCAGGAAATATCTCTCGCTGTGATTCCGCAGTGGCCGCTGCGGCAGACACCGGTTTGCCTGCTTCTGATTGCCCTGTGTTTTCTTGGCTGGCTTCTTCAGCGGTGGGGATTGGACTCCGGATTGATAATCTCCCCGCAAATTTCAGGGGACTTCAGTGTCAGTGATTCGAGTTTGGTGAAACACATAGAAGCGGGAGAGTACTGGCGATTATGGACACCGGCCATCGTGCATTTTTCCCTGCCCCATGCGCTGTTTAACAGTCTTGGCGTCTGGATCGTTGGACGATCAATGGAGGCTAGAGCGGGATCTTTATTGTTTGCGCTATTAGTTCTTTTGGTCGCACCATGTGCCAATTTCTTACAATTCATTTGGTCTCCAGAAATAAAGTTTGGAGGCATGTCCGGTGTTGTTTATGGATTGGTTGGGGCAGTCTTTGTGATCCAGAGGTGGCAGCCGAGCTGGAATGACGTTCCAAGGTCGGTGATCTGGTTGATGATCATTTGGCTGGTGTTATGTGCAATTGGGGTTATAGAAAAAATATTTTCTGTGGGCATCGCCAACGCCGCGCATATCGGCGGCTTTGCCGCGGGTCTGCTGCTCGGCCTGCTGTTCTGTGTTGCCGGCGGTGGGCGGCGCTACTTTACCGGGTGTGATACCGGCACCGCGGAGACTGGACGGATACGCAAGACCTTCTGA
- a CDS encoding cell division protein ZapA produces the protein MSSKSYNSSTVAVTILDKEYRVACSEEEQAGLQASAKLLNERMAKIRNSGSVIGAERIAVMAALNIAHELIQAKAELARQPVEEQLLDRLHEKVQAALAKIDKA, from the coding sequence ATGAGCAGCAAATCGTACAACTCTTCCACCGTAGCCGTAACGATCCTCGACAAAGAGTATCGTGTTGCCTGCTCGGAAGAAGAACAGGCCGGGCTGCAGGCTTCCGCGAAGCTCCTCAATGAGCGCATGGCAAAAATCCGCAACAGCGGCTCGGTGATCGGCGCCGAGCGCATTGCGGTGATGGCCGCGCTGAACATCGCCCACGAGTTGATCCAGGCCAAGGCCGAGCTGGCACGCCAGCCGGTGGAAGAGCAGCTGCTCGATCGCCTGCACGAAAAGGTCCAGGCGGCGCTGGCAAAAATCGACAAGGCGTAA
- a CDS encoding CBS domain-containing protein: MKKLDLIPLEDADQLVFPEEFHELTLNSPALKFVTDFKKHHPAVLTASMSALDAAQVLRTGHLSWVLVMDHRGDFTGLLTAEDVSYQRVMQCVAAGQNRGDLTVGDLMRRRNRLQQLSYQQLRSASIRDVLETMRRGGQRHCLVVDVDNHHVRGVISAEDVTARLHMEYPIDRPENFAELLRAVAAVH; encoded by the coding sequence ATGAAAAAACTGGATCTGATTCCGCTGGAAGATGCGGACCAACTGGTTTTCCCGGAAGAGTTTCACGAGCTCACACTGAATTCCCCGGCGCTCAAATTCGTCACGGATTTCAAGAAACACCATCCGGCGGTGCTGACCGCTTCCATGTCGGCGCTGGATGCCGCGCAGGTGCTGCGCACCGGACACCTGTCATGGGTACTGGTGATGGATCATCGCGGGGATTTCACCGGCCTGCTCACCGCGGAAGATGTTTCCTACCAGCGAGTGATGCAGTGTGTAGCGGCGGGGCAGAACCGCGGTGACCTGACGGTGGGTGACCTGATGCGCCGCCGCAACCGCCTGCAGCAGTTGAGCTACCAGCAGTTGCGCAGTGCGTCGATCCGGGATGTGCTGGAAACCATGCGCCGCGGCGGCCAGCGCCACTGCCTGGTGGTGGATGTGGACAATCATCACGTACGCGGAGTGATCAGCGCGGAAGATGTGACGGCACGCCTACACATGGAGTATCCGATCGACAGACCGGAGAATTTCGCCGAACTGCTGCGCGCGGTGGCGGCAGTCCACTAA
- a CDS encoding TIGR02449 family protein, which translates to MDKLQALEHKLDSLIQQCQQLAADNRALREQESEWQRERQRLIKNNEVARSRVETMISRLKGLSQETS; encoded by the coding sequence ATGGACAAACTACAGGCGTTGGAACACAAGCTGGACTCCCTGATACAGCAATGCCAGCAGTTGGCCGCGGACAACCGCGCACTGCGCGAGCAGGAAAGCGAGTGGCAGCGCGAACGTCAGCGGTTGATCAAAAACAACGAAGTGGCCCGCAGCCGGGTTGAGACCATGATCAGCCGGCTTAAAGGCCTGAGCCAAGAAACCTCATGA
- a CDS encoding hemolysin family protein: protein MLLLIIYVLVALGFSFLCSIAESVILSVTRPYISLLERDGHKSGRLLRQLKDDINAPLAAILTLNTVAHTVGAAGAGAQAAAVFGSHYLGIASAILTLLILVFSEIIPKTLGALYWRQLAPVSAYVLRYLVILLKPFVWLSEWLTRGLSRGPVLTGFSREEFAVMAELGEAEGQLERHESSILHNLFFTLRDHTVREVMTPRTVVFSLSQDMTLEDAYEAVENSRFSRIPIYEHDDTDLVVGFVLKQDLLQAYCRGERDSQLRVLRRDLLMLPETAAIYQAFHKMLARRVQISAVVDEYGGLEGLVTLEDILETLLGEEIVDEADKTPDRQELAKRLWRLRAQRHGLRVDEAARREQEGPDPQEKLREEIRRQLQESENLLGEQDFPARDSDAPAAHKSADKKEKK, encoded by the coding sequence ATGCTGCTACTGATCATCTACGTACTGGTCGCACTGGGGTTTTCCTTTCTCTGTTCCATCGCCGAGTCGGTGATTCTCAGTGTGACCCGGCCCTATATTTCGCTGCTGGAACGTGACGGGCACAAATCCGGGCGGCTGTTGCGGCAGTTGAAAGATGATATCAACGCGCCGCTCGCGGCGATTCTCACCCTCAACACGGTTGCCCACACCGTCGGTGCCGCCGGCGCTGGCGCACAGGCGGCGGCGGTATTCGGCAGCCACTATCTCGGTATCGCATCTGCGATTCTGACGCTGTTGATCCTGGTGTTTTCCGAAATTATTCCCAAGACACTGGGGGCACTGTACTGGCGTCAGCTGGCACCTGTCAGCGCTTACGTGTTGCGCTATCTGGTGATACTGCTAAAGCCATTTGTGTGGCTGTCGGAGTGGCTCACCCGCGGGCTTTCCCGCGGTCCGGTATTGACCGGGTTCAGTCGCGAGGAGTTTGCGGTAATGGCGGAGCTCGGTGAGGCGGAGGGGCAGCTGGAGCGCCACGAGTCCAGTATTCTGCACAACCTGTTTTTTACCCTGCGGGATCACACGGTGCGCGAGGTGATGACACCGCGCACCGTGGTGTTTTCCCTGTCCCAGGATATGACCCTTGAGGATGCTTACGAGGCGGTGGAGAACAGTCGATTTTCCCGTATTCCCATCTACGAGCACGATGACACGGATCTGGTGGTGGGGTTTGTGTTGAAACAGGACCTGCTACAGGCGTATTGCCGCGGCGAGCGCGACAGCCAGCTGCGGGTGCTGCGCCGGGATCTGTTGATGCTGCCGGAAACCGCCGCCATTTATCAGGCATTTCACAAGATGCTGGCGCGGCGGGTACAAATCAGTGCGGTGGTGGACGAATACGGCGGTCTCGAGGGGCTGGTGACGCTCGAGGATATTCTCGAGACCCTGTTGGGGGAAGAAATTGTGGACGAGGCGGACAAGACCCCCGACCGCCAGGAACTGGCCAAACGCCTGTGGCGCCTGCGCGCGCAACGCCACGGTCTGCGGGTGGATGAAGCCGCCCGGCGCGAACAGGAAGGCCCGGATCCCCAGGAAAAACTGCGCGAGGAAATTCGCCGCCAGTTGCAGGAGAGCGAAAATTTGCTTGGGGAACAGGATTTCCCTGCACGCGATAGCGACGCACCTGCTGCACATAAATCTGCGGATAAAAAAGAAAAAAAATAG